Genomic segment of Thermococcus sp. 21S7:
TGAACTTATTGACCTCACTCCGCTCCAGCCCTACGCTTACATTGACAACGAGACTGGAGTTCTGGTTGTAGACATCAGCCCCGACAACCCCAATTACCCAGGCTACGGCCAGGGTCTAAGCCCGAACTCGGAGTACAACTTTGATGAAGTGTTTGAGGTAAGCAACGACCTGTGGGAAAACATGAGCATAGTCGTTATGATAACCAGCGACAACGACGAGATACAGCTGTACGGCGCGGATGGAAACATACACGATGTTAGGAACGGAGACATTGTGCAGTACTCAGACACCGCGGTCAGCAGGGTGTGCTTTGTCGTTGACTCGGGAGCGGCCGTTAAAGTCGGTATGGACTTTGATGCAGGAAACCACCTTCCGGGAACCAGCCAGAGCGCCACACTCCACATACAGGCGTGGAGAAAGGGAACGGAGCCCGACGACCTCGTCGGGAAGTGCGGTCAGTGAAGGGGGCGTGAGAGATGAACAAGCTATTTGGATTGGCCATACTTATGATTGGAATGCTCCTCGCGGTTGGCGCCGGGGCAAACTTCAGGTATTACTCCGCCGATAGGTCGGCGAGCTTTGACATAGTTTCAGACGACAACGAGCTTATTGACCTCACCGCAATGCAGCCGTACGTCAAGTACAGTGATGGAAAGATCTACGTGGACATAAGCTCAAGCAACAGCAACAGACCCGACTACGGCGGCCTAGGCCTTAGCCCGAACACCACCTACGTCTTTGAGGAGATGTTTGAGGTAAGCAACGAACTCTGGGAGAACAACCAGTCAGACTACCCAATCTGTGTTAAGATAAACACCAACCACGAGCAGCTTAAAGTCTTCGCAGGCGACTACGACAACATGACCGCGGGGCCGGGAAGCAACATTAAGTTCACCGTCTACCACGGCCACCCGATTAAGGTTGGCATGATATTCGACACGACCAACGCTACGCTCGGCTCGGAGCAGTTCACCATGACCATAACCGCAGACGCCGGAGAATGCACACGGTGATTTCCTTTTTGGGGCCTTTGCCCCCCTTCCTTAGAAGGTGTTAACATGAAGAGACTCATTGAACTCACTTTCACCATCATCATCCTAGTTTTTCTCGTTGGTTCCTTAGCTGGCTTTTTCCTCGACAGGCCGGTGTTTCTATCGTACGCGTATTCTGAAAGCATGACCCCAACAATAGACAGAGGTGACCTCTTCTTGATGAATCCTCTAGCAAGAAACTACGACGTTGGAGACATAATAGTATTTCACAGGCGGGACGGCTGGACGGTCCACAGAATCTTTGCAATCACCGAGGAGGGATACATCACAAAGGGAGACCACAACGTCGCCACAGATCAGCAGGATGGAATCTACCCTCCGGTTCAGAGGGAGGATATAGTCGGAAAGGTAATCACCATTCGGGGAACCCCCCTCGTCATAAGGGGCGGGGGAAACTTTATAGAATCGGTTAGACACAAAATGACGAACACATATATAATAGTCACCCTGATTCTCGTGGGTGCATTCTTGACGTTTTCGGGAGGAGGAAAGGACAGAAAGAGGAAAAAAAGACGAACCATCAGAGTACAAATGAAAACAATCTACGCCGCCGTGTCGGTTCTGATCCTAGCGGGCTTCCTCTTTGTAACCGTTGCCTCATGGGGCACCCTAACGTTCACATACTCCTCAACCCTGGCCGGCGGACAGAGGGACGGCTGGTACATGCCGGGCAGTACGTTCGTGAAAAACCTAAGCGTAGAAAACAAGGCCGTTTATCCATTCTACTACTTCGTCGTACCGAAAGGTGATAGGATAAGTCTGATAAACGAGGATGGCTTCAAGCTCAAAGGGGACTCCTCCCACGAGGTGATCCTAAGGGTTTCGGTCCCAGAGGACACCCGGATATACAGAGAAGAGGTGGAGGTTTACTCATATCCGGCCATTCTTCCAAGACAGGTTATTGAACCCCTCTACCGGACCAGCCCATACCTGCCACTGGTGCCGTACATGGTTGAAATCTCCGCAGTACTGCTTGTCTTTTATTATCTCTCGAACGTGGGTAACGAAGACGTCATTAGAATCAGAACAAGAAGAAGAAGCCTTCTGAGCAAGGTAATGGGGGATGGTTAGCATGAGAACAATGTTGTTTCTGATCGCCTTACTGATGGGTGCTATGCTCATCGTGGGCTCCAGTGGAAATTTCAGGGCATACACCGCGAATAGGTCAGCGGTGGTAGGGATAGTCAGCGGAGAAAATTCCTACGTGGCGTATCACTGTTTGGATAGCCCCGTAAGCATTAACGCGGGGGAAGGCGTGGATTTCATAGCGATAACTGTTCAGAACCTTATGGACAGGCCAATAAGCGTTCACGTTGAGGCTGATTTCTCAAACCTCCCCTCCGGCGTTACTGGGGATATCGACGGGAGCGAAAAGACAATCGATCCAGGGGAGTCCGCGGGCTTTGGCGCTAGCATCGAAAGTGATGAATACGCCGAAGGGGGGCTCTACGAGGTCCCAATAACGATATACGCCGATTGGGACGGAGGGAGCGCGGTAATAGAAGCCTGCTCACTAGTCGTTCAAATCTCCGCGCAGGAACTCATAATAACGAAGACACTCATAAGCGGAAACAGGAGCTTTCCGGTAAACACACCCCAAGAGTGGGTCATGGAAATTAAGTTTAGAAACAACGGCGAAGACGATGAGTTCCTAATATCCGACTTCGTGGATCCGGTGTTTTTCAAAATAGACAGCATAGAAATATCAAAGGGCCGGCTGTACGACTGGACACACTACGAAGTCACAGGGGTCGTACTGTGGGGAGTCAACGTAACCCACGGCGAAACGGTGACCATGAGAATACACGTAAGCAACGTGATGTGGTGCTTCCCGTGCTTTGGATACATATACTCGACCAACATGCCCGGTGAGTACACCCTGAACTGCGGTGCATGCGTCATGAAGATGCCCTCCAGAGAACACTGCTGCGGAGATCACGACTGGAACCACTGGGAGTCCTGTGGATGCGGGCACCATGATAGCGGCTGCGGCCATCACAACGACCACAACTGCCCGGTCTGCTTGGTGACGAGCAACGGAATAACCGTTGAGGCGTACACTGGTGGGGGCGGTTGAACAATGAAAAACGTAAAGATTGATCGGGAAAAGCTTATACTGGGGGCCATTGCGGTCTCGTTGATACTGGCTGGGGTATTTGGAATCTACGGAGTGATAGCCTACACAACCGAGCCCACCACGATAAAGGCAACGTACGACACAGTTTACACGGAACGGGGGGAGCTAATCCACTCAGGTTTCTTCACCAACGAGACGGTATACAAAGACGGAACAAGCCTCGAATACTACCCCGCAAAAATAACATCCGCCATAGCCGGAGAATACACGTACAAGGTAACCCCCGAGAAAAACGGGAAATACTCCGTAACCCTGCACAGGGAATATTACGTGACATCGGGCAAAAAAAGGATCAACATCACCAATACGACAGAGATTATTAAAGAGGGAAGCTTCACAGGCACGTTTTCGGTGCCCACCTTCCTTAACATGACCGAGATTCAAGATGACCTCACGGCAGTCCAGGAGGGAACCGGCCTATACCGGGCCCAAGTTGACGTTTACTTCAAGGTGGATGTTGAAAAGAGCGACGGAACAACCTTCACCCAGAGGATAAGCCTGGTAAGGGACGTATCCGGAATGGTAAAGCTGGAGGGAGCGGATAAAGAGTACAAAAAAGTTGTGAGACACGTCAACACGACCATCAACACCGTAAGCTTCCTGGGGAAGGAAATCCCGGTGTCAACTGCCAGGAGTGTGTTCCCCATAGGCGCAATACTATTCGCAATACCCCCCATCGGCTTTGCATACACCCACAGGGAGAGGAAGCCGGACGAACTCAAGAACCTCAGAAAATTCATCGTCGAGGGCGCCCCGAGCGATGTAGGGGCCGTTGATCCCGTAGACCTCCGTTCGGTCAGGGATCTTGAAAGGGTGTTCGACCTCGTGGATAAGCCGATAGTCCACTACAGACAGGGAAACCAGGACGTTTACGCCATCATAGATGGGGACATCATCTATGAGTACCGGAAGCCGTTGCCCCCGGAAGGGGATGAGGCCAACTGAGGGCCCTCCCCTTCCCCCTCCTCCTTTTCTGGTTTTCTGAACCAACAACTTTAAAAGCCCTATCCGAAAGGCTAACCTAGAAGTTCTACAAGAGGTAAGAGGTGGTTAGAGATGAACCCGTTCCACGAGCTTGAGCCCGGACCGGAGGTTCCAGAGGTTGTTTACGCTCTCATAGAGATTCCGAAGGGAAGCAGGAACAAGTACGAGCTTGACAAGAAGACCGGCCTTATAAAGCTCGATAGAGTGCTCTACAGCCCGTTCTTCTACCCGGTTGACTACGGAATAATCCCACAGACCTGGTACGACGACGGCGACCCCTTCGACATCATGGTCATCATGCGCGAGCCGGTTTACCCGCTCACCCTCATAGAGGCGAGACCGATAGGCATCATGAAGATGGAGGACAGCGGCGACAAGGACTGGAAGGTCCTCGCGGTCCCCGTTGAGGACCCGTACTTCGACGACTGGAAGGACATCGACGACGTCCCGAAGGCCTTCCTCGACGAGGTTGCCCACTTCTTCCAGAGGTATAAGGAGCTCCAGGGCAAGGTCACCCAGATAGAGGGCTGGGGCAACGCCGAGGAGGCCAAGAAGGAAATCCTCCGCGCCATCGAGCTCTACAAGGAGAAGTTCGGCAAGAAGGAGTGATTTCTTTTCCCCCTTTATTCCCCACGGGAGGTCAAGGCATGTACAAGCTCCTCAAGATTAAAGACGTTGTGAGAATTCCGCCCAGGATGTTCACGATGGATCCCAAAGAGGCCGCAAAGCTCGTCCTCCGCGAGACCTACGAGGGCATCTACGACCGCGACGAGGGCGTTATCCTAGCGATTATGGACGTCGAGGACATCGGCCAGGGAGTCATCGTGCCCGGCGACGGTGCCACCTACCACGAGGTGGTCTTCGACGTTCTCGTCTGGAAGCCCGAGATGCACGAGGTCGTTGAGGGCGAGGTCATAGACGTCGCCCCGTACGGCGCGTTCATCAGAATAGGCCCGATGGACGGCCTCGTCCACATCAGCCAGCTAATGGACGACTACGTTGTCTTCGACGAGAAGAACAAGCAGTTCCTCGGCAAGGAGACCAAGAGAATCCTCAAGCTCGGGGACGAAGTCAGGGCGAGGGTCATCGCCATAAGCATCAAGAGCAGGGTAATTAGAGAGAACAAGATAGGCCTCACCATGCGCCAGCCCGGTCTCGGAAAGAGGGACTGGATAGAGAAGGAGAAGCGCAAGGAGGCTGAGGCATGACGAAGGAGAGGGCGTGCAGACACTGCCACTACATAACCACTGAGGAGCGCTGCCCGGTCTGCGGCAGCAGGGACCTCAGCGACGAGTGGTTCGACCTCGTCATAATCACCGAACCCGAGAAGTCGATGATAGCCGAGAAGCTGGGCGTTAAAGTCCCAGGAAAGTACGCCATAAGGGTTAGATGATGCTGTTCGTACTAACGCCCGAACTCAGGCGGGAGCTGAAGGAACCCCTGGGCGTGCTCGTCCAGGGCGAGATTCCCGAGCCCTACCTTAGGGTTAAGGGAGAGCTTGAAAAAGCCCGTTACGTTGTCACCGTCGGCGACGTGGTCACGGAAAACGTCCTCAGGGTGGGCATAAAGCCGAGCCTGGCCATATACGACCACAAGACAAAGAGACGGGAGTACACGCCGGACATAGAAGCCGGTGCGGTGGTCATGACCGTTCAGAATCCCGCCGGAACAATAACGAAAGCTTTATTAAACGCAATCAGAAAGGGCTTTGGACTGGCCGAAAGGGGCCGGAGGGTTTACATAAAGGTGTGTGGAGAGGAAGACCTGGCGGCCATTCCGGCCGTGCTCTACGCCCCCGTCGGGAGCATCGTGCTCTACGGCCAGCCGGATGAGGGAGTAGTGCTTATAAGGGTAACACCCGAATGCAAGCTCAAGTGCGGGAAGCTCATGTCGAAGATGGAGGTGGTTCGCGATGGAGATTAAGGTTACCGAGATTAAGGAGAACAAGCTCCTCGGGAGGAAGGAGATATACTTCGATGTCATCCACGAGGGAGAGGCCACCCCGAGCAGGGCCGACGTCAAGGGCAAGCTCGTGGCGATGCTCGACCTCGACCCCGAGACTGTGGTCGTCCAGTACATAAGGAGCTACTTCGGCAGCAGGGTCAGCAAGGGCTACGCCAAGGCCTACGAGAGCAAGGAGAGGATGCTCTACATCGAGCCGGAATACGTCCTCATAAGGGACGGAATAATCACGAAGGAGGAGGAGTGAAATGGGGCAGAAGTGGAAGATGTACGAGGTTCAGGGCGGTAAGGTCAAGAGGAAGAACAAGTTCTGCCCGCGCTGCGGTCCGGGCGTCTTCATGGCCGAGCACAAGGACCGCTGGAGCTGCGGCCGCTGCGGCTACACCGAGTGGAAGAGGAAGTGATTTTTCTCCTTCCTTCGGCTTTTCTACATCCACTTAATGGTTAACCTCAAAAGGACGTTGTGGTAGATGGTACCATGCCAGTCTACTACGGTATCAGGCTCAAGCTCCATCCCCAGGTCTACGAGCCTGCCGAGGATACCTTCCTCTTAGCCGAGAACCTCGCGGTCAGGGGAGGGGATAGGGCCCTCGACGTCGGTACCGGAACCGGACTTATAGCACTTCTGATGGCGAAGAAAGCTAGCTTCGTTCTGGGAGTTGATATCAACCCGTTGGCCGTTGAGCTGGCGGGGGAGAACGCGAGGATAAACGGCATCAAAAACGTCGAGTTTCGCCTGAGCGACCTCTTCGAGAGGGTTGAGGGGAAGTTCGACGTGGTAACCTTCAACGCCCCCTACCTGCCCGGCGAGCCGGAGGAGCCGATAGACCTGGCGCTGGTTGGCGGCGAGACCGGCAGGGAGGTCCTCGACAGGTTCATCCAGGAAGTTCCGGAGTATCTCAAGCCGGGCGGAACCGTCCAGATAGTCCAGAGTTCGATAACCGGGGTGGAAGAAACGCTGAGGATGCTGAAAAAGGCCGGACTGACCGGGAAAATAGCAGCCAGGAGGCACGTGTTTTTCGAGGATATCGTCCTGATAAACGCTAAGCCGAGCGATTGCGTTTGACCTCGAAGAGGAACTTCACCCTGGGCCTCTCCAGCGGCTCGACCTCGTCCTCGAAGAAGTCGATTTTAATCTCCCTTGCGTTCAGCGCGGGTTGGGGCTTTATCATCTCGAACATGAAGAAAAAAGCGATGCCCGGCTTTTAAAGTTTTCGCATATTGCCGAAGTATTTTTCGACGATGAAATATCCCACGTCCGACCCATCACCTTTTTAAAAGGCTCGTTCAAAGCCAACCCAGAGAGAGGAATTAGGTGAGGCTAATGGCGTTAACATTCGTGTCCAACCCGAACATGCCGGAGGAGATTGCGAGTCTCTTCAGGAAGCAGCACTACGCGCTCGTGGGCAGGCACAGTTCGGTAAAGCTCTGCCACTGGCTCAAGGAGAGCATAAAAAAGAACCGCTTCTGCTACAAGCAGAAGTTCTACAACATACACTCCCACCGCTGCCTGCAGATGACGCCTGTTACGGCGTGGTGCACCCACAACTGCATATTCTGCTGGCGCCCGATGGAGGGCTTCCTCGGCACGGAGCTCCCGGAGCCGTGGGACGACCCGGCCTTCATCGTCGAGGAGAGCATAAAGGCCCAGCGCAAGCTCCTCGTTGGCTACAAGGGCATGCCCGGCATAAACATGAAGAAGTTCGAGGAGGCATGGAATCCAAAGCACGCTGCCATAAGCCTTTCCGGCGAGCCGATGCTCTACCCCTACATGGGCGACCTCGTCGAGGAGTTCCACAAGCGCGGTTTCACGACCTTCATCGTTACCAACGGCACCGTCCCGGAGAGACTTGAGGAGATGATAAAGGAGGACAAGCTGCCGAGCCAGCTCTACGTCTCGCTGACTGCTCCCGACGTCGAGACCTACAACCGCGTCAACGTCCCGATGATTCCGGACGGCTGGGACAGGATAAAGACGTTCCTTGAGATGATGAACGGTCTTCCCACCAGAACCGTCGTGAGGCTGACCCTCGTTAAGGACGAGAACATGCACAACCCCGAGGGCTACGCGAAGCTGATAAAGAAGGCGAACCCGATGTTCGTCGAGGCCAAAGCGTACATGTTCGTCGGCTATTCGCGGAACAGGCTCACCATCAACAACATGCCGCGCCACGAGGAGATAAAGGCCTTCGCGGAGGAGATCGTCAAGCACCTGCCCGGATACCACATCGAAGACGAGTACGAGCCGAGCAGGGTCGTTCTCATAATGCGCGACGACGTTGACCCCCGGGGCAGCGGAGTCGATGGCAGGTTCATAAAGCACTGACTTTTTCTTCCCCATTATTTCCGCCCGAACATGGAAAAAGTTTATTTATTCCGGGGCTGTATCTTCAATCTGGTGAGAGTATGAAGAAAAGGATAATCGCGGTGCTCATGCTGTTCCTGGTACTCAGCGTCTCATACACCAGCGCTTCTGTGCTTGACGATTCATGGTGGGTTCTGGTCTCGATGTCCAGTGGCAGCACCGAGATACCGGAGAAGGCCCTTATCCTCACAGCGCTTGGAGAAAGTGTTGGGAAGGTGCAGAACACCAGCGACGTCCTGGCAGAAATGGAGTCCCTCTCCAGAGACCTGATAGAGTACCAAAATCCCGACGGTGGATGGGGGCACTTTGAAAACGAGGTGAGCTCCGTTCCCCCTACTGCATATTCCCTAATAGCTTTAAACCTCGTCAAATCCCTGGGAAATGAATATTCACAGCTTGGAAATATCAAAGGCATCGATACCGCGCTCCGCGCTGGTGAAAGATTTCTGCTGGACTCGTTCAACGGTGAGGGATGGGGCTACATTCCCGGAACAAAAACGGAACTCTACCCTACCCTGCTGGCCATCTGGGCACTGGGCGAGATGGGATATACTTACGGTTCTTCGATACAAGTAGACAGGGCGGTCAAGTACGTTAACTCGATAGACGAACTTACTCCGAGGGAGTTGGCGCTGAAGCTCATAGCCTTCAAATCCGTGGAACATCCCGCCGACCGGTCGGACATCGAGAGGTGCAGAAAGCTGCTCACCGAGCCATCCCTTGGGCTTCAGGAGAGGGCTTACCTGACCTACGCGCTCACCCTCTACGAACCCTTCAGCTTCGAAACCGCTAAGGCTCTCCTGTACCTGGAGACCATCGGAACCCACAACAGAACGTTCTATATCCAATCACAGCCCGGCCCACTCCTATACACGGATACAGCGATTTCCACGGCCTACGCAGTTATGGCCTTTGCCCAAGTCTCCGACAGAGTCTCAGAGGTTTCAAATCCCCGGGCGGAGCTCTGCGATTCCCTCGTGGAGTCTCAAAACCCCGACGGTGGATGGGGGCTTTATCCCGGGGATGCCTCCAGCGCCAAGGCAACATACTACGCCATCAGGGCGCTTTCAAAGTGCACCCGGGCATCAGATTCAGTTGCCAAGGCCGTTGAGTGGGCCAAAGCTCACCTTGAGGATTCAAGGGAAACCGCGGAAAGGGCCGGAACCGTGACGGAGGATTATTACTATACCCTGAAAATACTGGCCGAGTTTGG
This window contains:
- a CDS encoding DUF1102 domain-containing protein, which produces MRKKIALGMLGLLVALGLVIGAGANFRDYSASRSVHWDIVTDDNELIDLTPLQPYAYIDNETGVLVVDISPDNPNYPGYGQGLSPNSEYNFDEVFEVSNDLWENMSIVVMITSDNDEIQLYGADGNIHDVRNGDIVQYSDTAVSRVCFVVDSGAAVKVGMDFDAGNHLPGTSQSATLHIQAWRKGTEPDDLVGKCGQ
- a CDS encoding DUF1102 domain-containing protein, yielding MNKLFGLAILMIGMLLAVGAGANFRYYSADRSASFDIVSDDNELIDLTAMQPYVKYSDGKIYVDISSSNSNRPDYGGLGLSPNTTYVFEEMFEVSNELWENNQSDYPICVKINTNHEQLKVFAGDYDNMTAGPGSNIKFTVYHGHPIKVGMIFDTTNATLGSEQFTMTITADAGECTR
- a CDS encoding signal peptidase I, encoding MKRLIELTFTIIILVFLVGSLAGFFLDRPVFLSYAYSESMTPTIDRGDLFLMNPLARNYDVGDIIVFHRRDGWTVHRIFAITEEGYITKGDHNVATDQQDGIYPPVQREDIVGKVITIRGTPLVIRGGGNFIESVRHKMTNTYIIVTLILVGAFLTFSGGGKDRKRKKRRTIRVQMKTIYAAVSVLILAGFLFVTVASWGTLTFTYSSTLAGGQRDGWYMPGSTFVKNLSVENKAVYPFYYFVVPKGDRISLINEDGFKLKGDSSHEVILRVSVPEDTRIYREEVEVYSYPAILPRQVIEPLYRTSPYLPLVPYMVEISAVLLVFYYLSNVGNEDVIRIRTRRRSLLSKVMGDG
- a CDS encoding DUF5305 family protein, yielding MKNVKIDREKLILGAIAVSLILAGVFGIYGVIAYTTEPTTIKATYDTVYTERGELIHSGFFTNETVYKDGTSLEYYPAKITSAIAGEYTYKVTPEKNGKYSVTLHREYYVTSGKKRINITNTTEIIKEGSFTGTFSVPTFLNMTEIQDDLTAVQEGTGLYRAQVDVYFKVDVEKSDGTTFTQRISLVRDVSGMVKLEGADKEYKKVVRHVNTTINTVSFLGKEIPVSTARSVFPIGAILFAIPPIGFAYTHRERKPDELKNLRKFIVEGAPSDVGAVDPVDLRSVRDLERVFDLVDKPIVHYRQGNQDVYAIIDGDIIYEYRKPLPPEGDEAN
- a CDS encoding inorganic diphosphatase, which translates into the protein MNPFHELEPGPEVPEVVYALIEIPKGSRNKYELDKKTGLIKLDRVLYSPFFYPVDYGIIPQTWYDDGDPFDIMVIMREPVYPLTLIEARPIGIMKMEDSGDKDWKVLAVPVEDPYFDDWKDIDDVPKAFLDEVAHFFQRYKELQGKVTQIEGWGNAEEAKKEILRAIELYKEKFGKKE
- a CDS encoding DNA-directed RNA polymerase — encoded protein: MYKLLKIKDVVRIPPRMFTMDPKEAAKLVLRETYEGIYDRDEGVILAIMDVEDIGQGVIVPGDGATYHEVVFDVLVWKPEMHEVVEGEVIDVAPYGAFIRIGPMDGLVHISQLMDDYVVFDEKNKQFLGKETKRILKLGDEVRARVIAISIKSRVIRENKIGLTMRQPGLGKRDWIEKEKRKEAEA
- the spt4 gene encoding transcription elongation factor subunit Spt4, which encodes MTKERACRHCHYITTEERCPVCGSRDLSDEWFDLVIITEPEKSMIAEKLGVKVPGKYAIRVR
- a CDS encoding GTP-dependent dephospho-CoA kinase — translated: MMLFVLTPELRRELKEPLGVLVQGEIPEPYLRVKGELEKARYVVTVGDVVTENVLRVGIKPSLAIYDHKTKRREYTPDIEAGAVVMTVQNPAGTITKALLNAIRKGFGLAERGRRVYIKVCGEEDLAAIPAVLYAPVGSIVLYGQPDEGVVLIRVTPECKLKCGKLMSKMEVVRDGD
- a CDS encoding 30S ribosomal protein S24e; translation: MEIKVTEIKENKLLGRKEIYFDVIHEGEATPSRADVKGKLVAMLDLDPETVVVQYIRSYFGSRVSKGYAKAYESKERMLYIEPEYVLIRDGIITKEEE
- a CDS encoding 30S ribosomal protein S27ae; its protein translation is MGQKWKMYEVQGGKVKRKNKFCPRCGPGVFMAEHKDRWSCGRCGYTEWKRK
- a CDS encoding HemK2/MTQ2 family protein methyltransferase — translated: MPVYYGIRLKLHPQVYEPAEDTFLLAENLAVRGGDRALDVGTGTGLIALLMAKKASFVLGVDINPLAVELAGENARINGIKNVEFRLSDLFERVEGKFDVVTFNAPYLPGEPEEPIDLALVGGETGREVLDRFIQEVPEYLKPGGTVQIVQSSITGVEETLRMLKKAGLTGKIAARRHVFFEDIVLINAKPSDCV
- the twy1 gene encoding 4-demethylwyosine synthase TYW1 codes for the protein MALTFVSNPNMPEEIASLFRKQHYALVGRHSSVKLCHWLKESIKKNRFCYKQKFYNIHSHRCLQMTPVTAWCTHNCIFCWRPMEGFLGTELPEPWDDPAFIVEESIKAQRKLLVGYKGMPGINMKKFEEAWNPKHAAISLSGEPMLYPYMGDLVEEFHKRGFTTFIVTNGTVPERLEEMIKEDKLPSQLYVSLTAPDVETYNRVNVPMIPDGWDRIKTFLEMMNGLPTRTVVRLTLVKDENMHNPEGYAKLIKKANPMFVEAKAYMFVGYSRNRLTINNMPRHEEIKAFAEEIVKHLPGYHIEDEYEPSRVVLIMRDDVDPRGSGVDGRFIKH
- a CDS encoding prenyltransferase/squalene oxidase repeat-containing protein, whose protein sequence is MKKRIIAVLMLFLVLSVSYTSASVLDDSWWVLVSMSSGSTEIPEKALILTALGESVGKVQNTSDVLAEMESLSRDLIEYQNPDGGWGHFENEVSSVPPTAYSLIALNLVKSLGNEYSQLGNIKGIDTALRAGERFLLDSFNGEGWGYIPGTKTELYPTLLAIWALGEMGYTYGSSIQVDRAVKYVNSIDELTPRELALKLIAFKSVEHPADRSDIERCRKLLTEPSLGLQERAYLTYALTLYEPFSFETAKALLYLETIGTHNRTFYIQSQPGPLLYTDTAISTAYAVMAFAQVSDRVSEVSNPRAELCDSLVESQNPDGGWGLYPGDASSAKATYYAIRALSKCTRASDSVAKAVEWAKAHLEDSRETAERAGTVTEDYYYTLKILAEFGEKAVDQEKEVQFIENLSYRTGLWRGAFAIPQPSETAMALDLLLDLGLNGSEPYVRNAKEWLLSITPDGWGLIISHSLGVMVGKNVPVTLTVLEALTKVSSKEELAPHLKWLASQELPDGAWGYFKESTNMLGEASHGTPSMEYTIRAINVLRSNGYNITAETLQWVLGNIDPSNMTNTEKALALEFLANIHFIPSVTLYEVVRNLGEGSWTIHAPGEYEKVAEVVRDSLEDLGAEVSLVNGTLGELNGNHIILAEFGAVNVSRYNGDVHVEVQGMLVKINGEAYFKDSTVAIIPGMTGNGYVLMVLFEKKTEDAVINIWKSELFRYLHGDYMVLKCVDRNHDGTIDPLEMEVLHPE